The Bacteroidia bacterium genomic interval ATGAGTTTTTGAGGATTTCGAAATTCCATTTTACCCATTTGACCAAATCTATAGTATTGGAAGAAATCGCTCCTGCAGGGGCGACCACCTGAAAATCCCAGGCTGGGGTTTCTTTCCCTTTCTTATTTCTCCCCCTAACAAAGCTTCCCTGAAGTTTAGCTCTATCTGTACTGCTTTGTTCCATACCCAAGGGGCCAAAGATGTTCTCCTGCAATAGCGACTCATAGTTTTGACCAGAAACTTCCGATAGTGCATAACCCAAAAGCGTCATGCCGAGATTTGAGTATTTGTAGGCTTGACCGGCCGGATTTTCCAGAATCAAAGATTCCTTCAGATAGGCTTCAAATTTCTCTTTGCTGTATTCTTTATAGGGATTTTTTGCATTAAAAACGGTGGTTCCCAAATTGTCAGGATCGGAAGGTAGGCCGGAGCTATGAGAGGCTAGCTGCCTAAAGCTAAAGTCGGGATTTCCTTTGAGTGCTATGTCCAGGTTCTCTCTGACTATTGCATCCAGATCTTTAATCTTCCCTTCCTCTATCATAAAGAGCAGGAGTTGAGTGGTAAATACTTTGCTCAGTGAACCAATTTGAAAAATGTGATCTCTGTTATTTACTTCCTTTATTCCTGATTTCTCCTTCCTTAATCCAAAGTAAACTACCTCTTCCCCTTCAACAATGGCTATAGAGAATTCGGTATGAGTGGGAAAAGCGGAAAGCTGTTTTTCAATCAGTTCTTTTTCTTCCGGGCTTATACTGATTTGGGCGAAAGTAAATCCATAATAAAGGAGTAGAAGGGAAAGAAATATTGTTTTCATAGGAAAGCGTTTATTTAAATTAGACGAAAAAACGGGATCTTGATAATCAATCGAGCCTTTGGTTTGCATATCTAAATTTTTTCCCCCTCTTTTCAGGCCCAATTCCTCATCTCATGCAAGACGTTCTGTCGGTTTTTATAGTTGCAATCACTCTTCTCGTTGTACTTTTTCTGGATAGAAGTCAGCATAAAGGTATCAAGAAAGTTCTGGAGTGGATACCAGCTATACTTTTCGCCTATGTGGTCCCGGCTCTTTTTACCCATATTTTCCAACTAGACCTGTCAAAAGTTTTTCTCCATGGTTTAAGCAAGCAATTCATCATGCCTTTGGCAATAATAGCAGTGATGAGTGCCTTATCCTTTCGTCAACTTAAAGCAGTAGGATGGAAGCCGATTGGAGTATTCGTGAGTGGATCGGCTGCTGTTGCGCTTTTGCCTATTCTCCTTCTGATGATTTTCAATAATCTGGGAGAGGGATTTCGGGAAGAAATCCTGGAACATGAGTATTGGAAAGGGCTGGTAACGATTGTAGGAAGTTGGATAGGGGGAAGTACTAGTCAATTGGTCCTGAAAGAATTGGTGGAATGTCCGGAGGAGATTTTCCTGATTATTCTGGTGATGGATAATGTATTAGTAAATCTCTGGACCATTCTGATGTTTCAGTTTATTAAGCGCAGCGATCAGCTCAATAAAAAACTGGGAATTCCTCAGCAGGAAATTGATTTCATTCCAGATGAACAAATGAGTGGTGGTAAGGGCATGAAGCCTGTTTTGTTGACTATAGGGGTTTGTACGCTGGCTGTATTACTATGCAGTTTTTTCATAGATAGTTTCCTTCTGATCATTCTTGTTCTTTCATTTTTGGGATTAGCGCTGGGCAATTTCTTTCCCAAATGGGATCATGCTTTTGTGATCAAAGGTGGGGGCTACCTGATCATTCTGATTATGGCGATCCTTGGCCTTAAGCTGGACTTTAGCAATTTCTCTATCCCTGCCTATGTTCTCATTTTTTCTGTGATATGGCTAATCCTGCACTATGCGGTGATGATGCTTACTGCCTACCTCATGAAACTCGACATGGCCTGGGTACCCATTTCAAGCATGGCAAATGTAGGCGGTATCTCCACGGCCCCGGCAGTAACCAAGGCATACAATGAAGAATTGATGCCTCATGCCATCCTCTTGGCTATTCTGAGCATGGTAAGTGGAACTTATTGGGGGATGTTGACGATCTATCTTTTCGGATTATTCTTTTAGCTATTTCAATTTTGAGATCGTTCTGGCATGTTTGATCATTTCCCAAAGGGAGAGGTCTTTTTTTGCGTCCCGAGCCATTTGTTCTTCAGCCAGTTTGATAATCTCAGGATCAGCATGGCTAAAATTACCGGAATCATAGAGCGGATCGGGATCGTATTCTATGGCTAATTGTGCGGCTTTTGCAGCATCTTCACCTTCGAGTTCGGTAACTAGATGCAAAGCCATATCTATGCCTGCTGAGACTCCGGCTGCCGTAATATATTTTCCATCTCTGACTACTCGTTCCCGGACGGGAGTAGCACCATATTTGGAGAGCATTTCCAGGGGTTTCCAGTGGGAGGTCGCTTTACGTCCCTCCAGTAAATTTGCGGCTGCAAGGATGATAGATCCTGTAC includes:
- a CDS encoding DJ-1/PfpI family protein; the encoded protein is MNIIIYIYRGMTMLDAIGPYEVLRNVKNAEIKLVAEEKGEITADSQFVHLNAKYSIDEVEKADILLIPGSTIAFIKEAANKKVLDWIKRVDQHTKKTVSVCTGSIILAAANLLEGRKATSHWKPLEMLSKYGATPVRERVVRDGKYITAAGVSAGIDMALHLVTELEGEDAAKAAQLAIEYDPDPLYDSGNFSHADPEIIKLAEEQMARDAKKDLSLWEMIKHARTISKLK
- a CDS encoding DUF819 family protein, which encodes MQDVLSVFIVAITLLVVLFLDRSQHKGIKKVLEWIPAILFAYVVPALFTHIFQLDLSKVFLHGLSKQFIMPLAIIAVMSALSFRQLKAVGWKPIGVFVSGSAAVALLPILLLMIFNNLGEGFREEILEHEYWKGLVTIVGSWIGGSTSQLVLKELVECPEEIFLIILVMDNVLVNLWTILMFQFIKRSDQLNKKLGIPQQEIDFIPDEQMSGGKGMKPVLLTIGVCTLAVLLCSFFIDSFLLIILVLSFLGLALGNFFPKWDHAFVIKGGGYLIILIMAILGLKLDFSNFSIPAYVLIFSVIWLILHYAVMMLTAYLMKLDMAWVPISSMANVGGISTAPAVTKAYNEELMPHAILLAILSMVSGTYWGMLTIYLFGLFF
- a CDS encoding serine hydrolase domain-containing protein, translating into MKTIFLSLLLLYYGFTFAQISISPEEKELIEKQLSAFPTHTEFSIAIVEGEEVVYFGLRKEKSGIKEVNNRDHIFQIGSLSKVFTTQLLLFMIEEGKIKDLDAIVRENLDIALKGNPDFSFRQLASHSSGLPSDPDNLGTTVFNAKNPYKEYSKEKFEAYLKESLILENPAGQAYKYSNLGMTLLGYALSEVSGQNYESLLQENIFGPLGMEQSSTDRAKLQGSFVRGRNKKGKETPAWDFQVVAPAGAISSNTIDLVKWVKWNFEILKNSFAEMGETQFSHSESMDIALGWHIRKKPAKSPFLWHNGGTGGFKSSLALNSEQDKAVIILTNVGRSPKRGAIDTLCFSLMSMRE